In Quercus lobata isolate SW786 chromosome 12, ValleyOak3.0 Primary Assembly, whole genome shotgun sequence, a genomic segment contains:
- the LOC115971687 gene encoding protein SLOW WALKER 1-like, giving the protein MAEPNSTFKPIKPKLKPKPKTPNQTPESKYWSSFKNHQIPDLISSITSLTFSPSPPHPFAATHSTSLKIFNPQTLSPSSTISSFSDVVSSASFRCDGLLIAASDLSGLIQVFDVKTRTPLRKLRSHTRPVRFLKYPLHDKLHLVSGGDDAVVKYWDVASETPLLELLGHKDYVRCGDFSPVSHEMCVTGSYDHTVKLWDVRVTGSKTVMEVNHGKPVESVVFLPSGGLVATAGGNSVKIWDFIGGGKMVYSMEGHTKTVTSVCVGRVGKENVEEGREHRVLSVGLDGYMKVFDYGRMKVTHSMRFPAPLMSIGFSPDCGVRVIGSSNGVMYVGKRKTKEENVDTGLRSFWSLGVEEERRVMRPSYFRYFHRGQGDKPKEGDYLVMRPKKVKLAEHDKLLKKFRHKEALVSVLGNKNPENVVAVMEELVARRKLLKCVENLDNEELGLLLMFLQKYSTVPRFSGLLMGLTKKVLEMRVEDIRGSEALKGQIRNLKRSVEEEIRIQHSLQELQGIISPLLRIAGRG; this is encoded by the coding sequence ATGGCGGAACCAAATTCAACCTTCAAACCCATCAAACCGAAgctcaaacccaaacccaaaaccccaaaCCAAACCCCAGAATCAAAGTACTGGTCCTCCTTCAAAAACCACCAAATCCCAGACCTCATCTCCTCCATCACTTCCCTCACTTTCTCTCCTTCGCCTCCTCACCCCTTCGCCGCTACTCACTCCACTTCACTCAAAATCTTCAATCCCCAAACCCTCTCTCCTTCCTCCACCATCTCCTCCTTCTCCGACGTTGTTTCCTCCGCCTCGTTCCGCTGTGACGGCCTCTTGATCGCCGCGTCTGACCTCTCGGGTCTAATCCAAGTGTTCGATGTCAAAACGCGGACCCCACTTCGTAAACTCAGGTCCCACACACGCCCGGTACGTTTTCTTAAATACCCACTTCATGATAAGCTCCATTTGGTCTCTGGTGGCGATGATGCTGTTGTTAAGTACTGGGATGTTGCTTCTGAGACTCCACTTTTAGAGCTTTTGGGTCATAAGGACTACGTGCGTTGTGGTGATTTTTCACCTGTTAGTCATGAAATGTGTGTCACTGGGTCTTATGATCATACGGTTAAGCTTTGGGATGTGAGAGTGACTGGTTCGAAAACAGTTATGGAGGTTAACCATGGAAAACCAGTTGAAAGTGTGGTTTTTTTGCCATCCGGGGGGTTAGTTGCTACTGCAGGTGGGAATTCGGTTAAGATCTGGGATTTTATTGGAGGTGGGAAGATGGTTTATTCGATGGAGGGTCATACCAAGACGGTTACTTCAGTTTGTGTAGGGAGAGTTGGGAAGGAGAATGTTGAGGAAGGGAGGGAGCATAGGGTTTTGAGCGTGGGATTGGATGGGTATATGAAGGTGTTTGATTATGGGAGGATGAAGGTCACACATTCTATGAGGTTCCCTGCACCACTTATGTCAATTGGGTTTTCACCAGATTGTGGGGTGAGAGTGATTGGGAGTTCGAATGGGGTAATGTATGTTGGGAAGAGAAAAACGAAGGAGGAGAATGTGGATACTGGTTTGAGAAGCTTTTGGAGTTTAGGTGTGGAGGAGGAGAGAAGGGTTATGAGGCCTTCATATTTTCGGTATTTTCATAGAGGGCAGGGTGATAAGCCTAAGGAGGGGGATTATTTGGTTATGAGGCCAAAGAAGGTAAAGTTGGCAGAGCATGATAAGTTGTTGAAGAAGTTTAGGCACAAGGAGGCACTGGTGTCAGTGTTGGGCAATAAGAATCCGGAGAATGTGGTGGCGGTGATGGAGGAATTGGTGGCAAGGAGGAAATTGTTGAAGTGTGTTGAGAATCTGGATAATGAGGAGCTTGGGTTGCTGTTGATGTTCTTACAAAAGTATTCTACAGTGCCAAGATTCTCAGGTTTGTTGATGGGATTGACGAAGAAGGTTCTTGAAATGCGGGTTGAAGATATCAGAGGTTCTGAGGCCTTGAAGGGTCAAATTAGAAACCTTAAGCGGTCTGTTGAGGAGGAGATACGGATACAACATTCTTTGCAAGAGCTACAGGGTATCATTTCTCCTTTATTGAGGATTGCTGGAAGGGGATGA